TGAATTACCGAGCAAGGATTTTAAGATGAAGCGGATTGAGGAATGGGTTAATGATCTTCAACTTTGCAGCCCTTTGGAGGAAACAAATGAATCATCCCAGTCTGATGACCAAGTGAAGAGAAACCCCAATATCCTAAACAGTATGACTACTGCAAAGATTGATGGTAAGATCACTCCTGGCATGGAAGCTGCTAAATATATTTCTTCTTTGAGCGCCATAGCCACCACAGCTCACCTGGCAAATCATGGATTGGTTGTGATCCCATTTCTTAGTGCATTTGCAAGCCTGAGGGTGCTCAATCTCTCAGGAAATGCCATAGGTTTGCTTCTCTGACAGcagcttcatcttcttcttatttacttttttcccttttggaAGAATTCTGTTTTCTGATTTGTGATCTTCTTGCTAACTTTTTCCAGTGAAGATAACTGCTGGTGCTCTTCCTCGAGGACTTCATATACTTAATCTCtcgaaaaataatatttcaactATTGAAGGTTTGCGGGAACTTACACGACTTCGTGTACTGGACCTGAGCTACAACCGAGTACTGAGAATTGGACACGGTATACCGTAGTCTGGATTACAATTTAAAAGTTGTTGgcttctcatttttatttatttcccaTGATATTAATCCTCAATCAAAATTTGTGGATCTTCAAAATTCTTCTCTCATTTTGAtttaacttgttttttttttttttttttgaaggtcTAGCTTCTTGTTCCTCTCTAAAGGAGTTGTACTTGGCTGGAAATAAAATTAGCGAGGTTGAGGGTCTTCACCGACTGTTAAAACTGAATGTGCTGGATCTGCGCTTCAACAAAATCTCAACAGCCAAATGTCTTGGCCAGCTTGCTGCCAACTACAATTCCTTGCAAGCCATCAGCTTGGAAGGAAACCCGGCCCAGAAAAATGTTGGAGATGAACAACTGAAGAAATATCTGCAAGGTCTTCTTCCACATTTGGTTTACTTCAATCGGTTGCCTATCAAAGCCAGCAGTTTGAAGGATGCCGCAGATCGGTCAGTTCGGTTAGGCATCGGTTCCCATCAGTTAGACCGTGTTGTTAGATCAGATCACAAGACTTCAAGAAAGGTCAGCCATGGTCTAGCCGCTGCTCACAAGGCCTCTTCCTCAACTCATGGTCGCAAAAGTCAAGCAGCGGTGTCACCAAAACAGTCCAAGGGCAGCAGGCATGGTGCCCTTCCCCCAGTGGGAACCAAAGCTACAACACATAATCGGCACCATTATTTTGACTCCAGTACCAAACTTCCCAACTTGAGGCCAGATCTTTCTATTCGCAGGAGTCAAAGTGAGGGAACCCTAGGAGCTCTCTGAGATGTTTAGATTTTACAATAATGCTTCACATGGCACTGAGGTTGGTTATAGTATGGCCTGGCCGGAAAGTGTTCTTGCCTCTATCATTAGCTTGGGTAGTAAGCTCTCTGAGATGCTTAGATTTTACAATAATGCTTCACATGGCACTtgggatttgggtttttttatgtgtgttttattattattcctgCTATTTGATATTTCTCTCCATTGTGAACAGCCTGCCATTGAATAAGTTCATTGTTTCAGAATAATATCAGTTTATTTGACGTTTCTTTTTAATAgttgtcaaattttgggagggtCATTGGCTATTAGAATGTAGAAGCTGGTATCATATAGTCGACTTGAGAATATTAGGTCACATGTCATGGCTGCAATTTTATGTATACTCATGGGATGATTGGTTTTAGGTTCAGGGAACCCTTTCACCATGAATGGTACTTGCTTTTCCTACTGCCACAATCCCTGACATTCCAACAACTTCAGATCATCACCCAATTTTCTTTGAACACTCTTTGTGGCTCGACTCTTTTCCTTTAGGCCTTTTTGATTCAAAGAGTTTTAAACCCGTGATCTTTCGGCTCTACTATTAATGCTGAAGCGTGGGCAGGGAATTTCTTTGGTTCTCCAGCccataccttttttttaaaaaaaaattaaggctgTAAAAAATGCCCTGAAAAAATGGAATAAGCATCAAACCCTATtgatctttttaaaaatttcagatGGTGTGTGGATTTTTGATCGAAATGATATTGGTACTTGCTTTTCTGatcattttcaaaatgtttattCCTCAACTAATCCGATCTTGTCTTCTGAGCTGGATGATCCCCATTGTCACCGAAGAAGATTACAAATCTCTATGTGCCATTCCCTCTGAGAAAGAAATCTTTTGCACTCTTCCTAAGGCCCCAGGCTGTTCTGCTTTGTTTTATAAACACCATTGGCACATTGTGAGATCTAATGTTTGATGATAGCTCTATATGCCTTATTCTCTTTGATAGGGCATCCTTTCAAAAAAATGTGACCCATAAATCCTGTCTGGAGTTATATTGTTTCTAGTCTGGTGTCAATCTGTAAATAATCCCAAATCAGTGGCTCAGACCATGAACTCAGTTCTTGGCCTACCTGTTTTATTGGACTGCTCAAAGAAGAAGCGTTTTAGGACATCTCCCAAAAGAACCTCTAAAAAATTTCTGGGTGGGGTAAAGCTCTCATCTCAAGCACCCTTATTAAATCAGTAGCTTTTGCAATCCCTTCATATGTCAAGAGCACTTTCTGCTTCTAAAGTCAAACGAgatattatatttgaaaatttctaGTGGAGTTTTAAGATTCAGGACAGGGAATCTATTTGCCATCCAAAACATAAAGGGAGTCTTTGGCATTTGAAAAAGTGTAATGTTCAAAACTACCTATAATTATTTCACAATACTCATGTAACAGTCCAAATCTATTCAAAATTTCCCTCGATTCTCAGAATAGGCCAGCTGGTTACAAACCAAGTCTTGCTAGGAatgtttcttttcctcttttcttacTCCAAAAGAATGGAAAGCTCTTTGGAACTCGAGATGAAAGATTGAAAATCCTTTCTTTGGGAGATTTTTTGGAACATTTTCCCCTCTTGGAATGAATCTATCTCATCAAATGCCTCAAGAATTATGCTTTTCTTGTATTTCTAGCCTTactatatttttctttgagactGTTCCCATTTCTACATCAATATTTGCATGTCATTCCAGCAAAGTGTAGTAAAGAAGTGGCTTTGCAAAGTTAAAAACGAATATTAACCAATAATCACTATAAAAACTGGTTCCTATACAAGACAGTAAAACGGTGTGGGGGAACTTCGAAGCTACAGTTCCCCAAAGAGTTCACCatacaatatacatatataccacaAACACTTCATAATGAGGAAAACATACAGACAGTGACCAAAAACGCCACTACCATCCATTTTTACATGCACCAAGAAGAAATCTCCATCACATTCTTCAGATTTTTGTCCCCATATTGCAGCCTCCACTTTTTCCAGTTGACTTCATCACCTTCTGCAACATGGATGCAATGCCATATCGTGTCAGTTTTTACTTCTTGCCACCGCTAAATCATAATATCAATTgtcttttattaaattattagttatctcaaaagcttaaatcgATAAAAAAATATCGAATCTAACTCCAAACTTTTTACTCTTGACACCTAAAATTCGGAGAGAAAACTGTAGAGTCAAAGTTCGAACTCAAAACTTTTACTCTGACACCACGTTAAATTATCCGTTATTTCAAAACCTTAAGCCAATacgaaataataaatttaattaattcatattCTACCAACATTTAACTAGACATAAACAAGCTTGTGCATTTGCAAAGCATATAGAATACAATATCAGATGTAAAGAATCTACTAAAACACAAGGAATTCCCACATCCCAAGGTTAAAATCCCAAACAGTTCTATCATTGAAAGAATAAGAGTGCCAGAACCTTGTGTCAAGAGGTTAAAAAGGAAAGAGCACAAAATGCTCTACCAGCTAAGTCTGTGTATCAACCTCTCATAATACCAGTGCAAATTAAAACAGCAATTGTTAAATAcgaaaaatgaagaagaagaagaagaagaagaagaagccaatAGACAATACTGTAAATTAATAGCTATTTAGGCATCACCTGAGCTCAGGAGGACTTTGTCACTGCAGGGAGCACTCTTTAAGCATCTGCTGACACATACATGATATATACTGTTTAGCACAGAAATAAGTGTAAAACCTTTGAGTTTTTGGTATTTAAGACTTCAATCCCTTACAATATGCAGATACATCATATTGTGTTCCTTCTTATGATTTGTTAGCCTTTAATATGAATTAACTGCGACAAATATTTGACAAATGATGTTTTGGAGAAGTAAAACCCAACAAGGGAGATTCGTACCAGAGCAACTGTTTCTAAACGCTTAAGAgtaactttttaattatttaattaatattctaatactgCCCTTaaagttaattatttaattaatattctttctATTAACCGTCATTAGCCTCCTACTCTTTCTAATGTTTATCATGCAACTGTAAATAAACCAAAGCAGAGAGCTTGCAAAGTGAAAACAACAATTTCCCATTGGAAACTTTCGGTTGTTTTTTCAAGGGTGTAGATTTAattgtgaaaaaattaaattaaatcacaTGCGTTAAAAAAGAGATTTATTTGAAGTTCTATTTTTTACCGCATCTAAAGCAAAATCCAAAAGCCAAAACTCAAGAAAGAATCGCATATAATAAGTAGAGTTAAACGACAAGAAAGTTAATTGAACGACCTTTCGGCTCATCCGAAGCGTCTTGGTACTCGAGGTCCTCTTCGGGGACCGGGTGGAGCTCCACCTGGTCGGCGATCTTCGCGTCCTCCTTCTCGTCCGGATAGCGCACGACGACGACGGGGCACACGCAGTGGTGCACGCAGTAGTCGCTGACCGTGCCCAGCTTCCCGCCCTTGACCATCCTCTTGGAGGCCCCGAACCCTTGGCTGCCCATGACCATGGCGCTGAGCCCCAGGCGCTCCACCTCCAGACACAGCCGCTCCTTCATATCGTGGTCCTTAACGATGTGGATTTTGTAGGGGATTTGGGCCTGCACCAGCGGCTCCGCCAGGGCCGTCGCCTTGGTGGCCGTAAAATTGTCGAAATCGTCCTCCAGCTTTCGCTGGGAGGCCTCCATGGATAGAGGGGCAGAGTCGAGATTTTGGGCATTGGTGAATGGGATGGGATTGGAGCCCCAGTCGGCGCCGTAGAGAACACTCGTGGGGCGCACGTGGAGGAGCACCACGTGGTCCCCCGGCCGCAGATAGTTATCCACCGCCCATCTCACCGCGTGCGCGCTCTCGTCGCTCAGGTCAACGGCGATCGCGATCTTCCGGTGGGAGGTCATCACGGTGAATCGCACAAGTCTCTCTGCTAGCTGTGTGTTTTCGTTATTGCAAGTTCTGCCACAAGGGTGTGATGGTTACGGTTATGGATAGTTTTGTTTCAGGCTAATTGTATAATATAAGCTCTAgattttagaattttataaatcattgtaatttaaatattaatggaattttattaattaaatataatgaaAACTTGTATAATCCATAAAGGACATAAAAAAACAAGACAATCAAGAATTTGAAGCAATTGCGTCTACTTGTTGGTGGTTATGGTTTATTATGGTGACAAAACACTTATAGTTGACCATTATTAAGTTTGAGAAGGTCATTAATCACCGACTAAATAGAGTAAGTTTGgtagtgcgtttttaaaaaaaataatctgtttttaaatcaaatcgtaatttttaaatgtttgagattgcgattttaaaaatgtaaattttaaaattgtaaaaaaattcgCGATTTCTATAAGCCGACTAaaagtgcttatttgaaaatgtgcgaatttaaaccaaaattacgattttgcttaaaacaatatttggcgcaatatttaccaATTTGACTATGAAACcacaattatatgttaatgttatccaaatACTCAATcgataaaaaaaagtacttcttaacatgttttatcaaacgcctatgtaattttaaaaaataacaatttttaaaatacaatttttaaaatgcacttattaaaatcgcacttcCAAACATgccttaaaatattttgatatagTGATTATTAACTATCAATCaaatcttacaatttttttttttttttaaaaaaaattataatgggAAAAGGAGTCCTTTCCCAAACAGCGAGAGATAAGAATCATAAGACGTAATCATGTTAGGATGTCGGAACGGGAGGGAGACTAGGTGGTGGGTAGGTCTCCTTTCCAACTAGTAGCTAAAATTAGACAATATAATTTTACTAAAATGAGTTGCATCTGGTGAGCTGAAATAATAGTAAACTTGATTTACCAAATGGGAAAAAGACAgttaaaaaatctttaatattctctctcttattaagaAAGATTaaagaaattcttaaaaaataatatttaaattgaataataaaagtaGATAGTTAACATAAGAACAAGATGTTGGTGAGAGAGCTAAGAGAAGTATCTAGAATAAAGAGAAgttatttttagttaaaatCGAGAAAAAATTTGCTGAACTAGATGTAAATATTCTCGATGCTAAGAGTTTTGGGATTGGAATTTCTTACAATTTGTTGCTCAAATTCTATGTAATTCAGACAACATCACAAAGAGGAGGTTGTTGGGTTTGAATTTGGCTTATATGCTGTAGTTTActcaacggttaagattgaatttttcaaaatctttcttaattttctctctcctattaagaacttttaaaagtaagtcaactttaatattcaattttaaccgttgattaaactacggCATAACAGATTGTAAGTCGGATTCGTTGGATTTACTTGTTATGAATAGGTAAATCCCGCATTGAGCTACTAGAGTAGTTGAGTCTACCTCATCTTTATGAATGTGCTCAAATTGCATGCAATTATGAGATAATCCAATTAGAGggtttcttaataaaaaattagaaaaatgtaTAAGATTAATGTGAGACGTTGacacaatcaatttttttctttttttggcatgCCCATATAAGGGAAGGGGgatgagagattcgaactaatgacttcctctttattaggcgtggtccacaacCGTGGTCTACACAATCGATATTGATTGATGGCTGATGGTTTACAAAAATCTCGTGTTTAGAGAGGGGAAAAATAAAGGTGAAATTTCACTCTTAGGGACTTGCTTTTTTGTAATAACAACAAACACTGTGGGTTGCATagtgaacaaaaagaaaaaagaagatttaTTAAGGACAAAAAAGGGTGAACATTAAAATCCAAAAGAAGCCAAATTGGTAGGTCTTTTT
This window of the Corylus avellana chromosome ca5, CavTom2PMs-1.0 genome carries:
- the LOC132180762 gene encoding uncharacterized protein LOC132180762, with product MVRFSCFNAPIHIHKPKKTVQPSVEKMYKTSQDFSQSQASKDLPNHTRLDSLLLKAQGDTQIDKHFTSASPVESGLKSGDVKSKFSVESNIGVNRGEYLKKSQSVGSGLFQEGRVSAGNDTEDETDLELSCEGFQDHKGLTEPGPSKDQGLSPPDEYQENPNLDSFRFSPDNVNYESIFSIGDPQHSEKEGLENSDTPLSGECPGDSVDHTPHTPPLIVKSCSLPNIGASTPTSGRCSPFRHVALQSSSFEDLHILDIRRREIPGHESERQATQEQVKNDGSDKAEKNSFKNSVDYGYDSYSYSGLAKDWIVPATEEVNPVKNLQGESSVHRWDELPSKDFKMKRIEEWVNDLQLCSPLEETNESSQSDDQVKRNPNILNSMTTAKIDGKITPGMEAAKYISSLSAIATTAHLANHGLVVIPFLSAFASLRVLNLSGNAIVKITAGALPRGLHILNLSKNNISTIEGLRELTRLRVLDLSYNRVLRIGHGLASCSSLKELYLAGNKISEVEGLHRLLKLNVLDLRFNKISTAKCLGQLAANYNSLQAISLEGNPAQKNVGDEQLKKYLQGLLPHLVYFNRLPIKASSLKDAADRSVRLGIGSHQLDRVVRSDHKTSRKVSHGLAAAHKASSSTHGRKSQAAVSPKQSKGSRHGALPPVGTKATTHNRHHYFDSSTKLPNLRPDLSIRRSQSEGTLGAL
- the LOC132180767 gene encoding universal stress protein PHOS32-like, which produces MTSHRKIAIAVDLSDESAHAVRWAVDNYLRPGDHVVLLHVRPTSVLYGADWGSNPIPFTNAQNLDSAPLSMEASQRKLEDDFDNFTATKATALAEPLVQAQIPYKIHIVKDHDMKERLCLEVERLGLSAMVMGSQGFGASKRMVKGGKLGTVSDYCVHHCVCPVVVVRYPDEKEDAKIADQVELHPVPEEDLEYQDASDEPKDA